The Aphelocoma coerulescens isolate FSJ_1873_10779 chromosome 2, UR_Acoe_1.0, whole genome shotgun sequence genome contains a region encoding:
- the SNRNP48 gene encoding U11/U12 small nuclear ribonucleoprotein 48 kDa protein isoform X3, translating into MAAPGAVWLGGDPVEWVPCPYDVHHRFPRASLERHAASCRLRKMGYSAEEEAEMYDSSFFYENLKVPSIAMDKDLQFHIVKQARAQSVKEGTGYSEGSYSLLPVEVPQNHKRFICDLTQADRLALYDYVVEETKKQRSRSQITENDSDLFVDLAAKITQDDSQKGPKSHLEILAEMRDYKRRRQSYRAKNVHITKKSYTEVIRDVIGVHMEELSNQWQEENRLDNAEICEGGKSKSSGREDRRSASVDSRQSGGSSKDTEGTRHRRDTSRSPSKRRRSRERGKDRDSRRKRERDEDKYHNHKRRK; encoded by the exons ATGGCGGCGCCCGGCGCCGTGTGGCTCGGCGGGGACCCG GTAGAGTGGGTGCCGTGCCCCTACGACGTCCATCACCGCTTCCCCCGTGCGTCGCTGGAGAGGCACGCGGCGTCCTGCCGGCTCCGCAAGATGGGATACTCCGccgaggaggag GCCGAGATGTACGACTCCAGCTTTTTCTACGAAAACCTGAAGGTTCCCTCCATCGCCATGG ATAAAGATCTACAGTTTCATATTGTTAAGCAGGCTAGAGCTCAAAGTGTGAAGGAAGGTACAGGCTACAGTGAAG GATCTTACTCATTACTGCCTGTAGAAGTTCCTCAAAACCACAAGCGTTTCATCTGTGACCTGACTCAAGCTGACCGCCTTGCTCTTTACGATTACGTTGTTgaggaaacaaagaaacagaggtcTAGATCCCAGATAACGGAAAATGACAGTGATCTCTTTGTGGATTTAGCAGCAAAAATCACTCAAG ATGATAGTCAGAAAGGTCCAAAGTCCCATCTTGAAATTCTGGCTGAAATGCGAGATTACAAAAGGCGGCGGCAGTCATACAGAGCTAAGAATGTTCATATAACGAAGAAGTCCTACACTGAG GTGATTCGGGATGTGATTGGTGTGCATATGGAAGAACTCAGCAATCAGTGGCAGGAGGAGAACAGGTTGGATAATGCAGAGATATGTGAAGGAGGGAAGTCAAAATCTTCAGGAAG GGAAGACAGGCGCTCGGCTTCAGTGGATTCCCGGCAGTCTGGGGGAAGCAGTAAGGATACAGAAGGCACGAGACACAGGAGAGACACCAGCAGGAGTCCAAGTAAACGAAGAAGGAGTCGTGAGAGAGGCAAAGACAGAGACTCtcggagaaaaagagagag GGATGAAGACAAGTATCACAACCATAAAAGAAGAAAGTAG
- the SNRNP48 gene encoding U11/U12 small nuclear ribonucleoprotein 48 kDa protein isoform X1, whose amino-acid sequence MAAPGAVWLGGDPVEWVPCPYDVHHRFPRASLERHAASCRLRKMGYSAEEEAEMYDSSFFYENLKVPSIAMDKDLQFHIVKQARAQSVKEGTGYSEGSYSLLPVEVPQNHKRFICDLTQADRLALYDYVVEETKKQRSRSQITENDSDLFVDLAAKITQDDSQKGPKSHLEILAEMRDYKRRRQSYRAKNVHITKKSYTEVIRDVIGVHMEELSNQWQEENRLDNAEICEGGKSKSSGSHCFRREDRRSASVDSRQSGGSSKDTEGTRHRRDTSRSPSKRRRSRERGKDRDSRRKRERDEDKYHNHKRRK is encoded by the exons ATGGCGGCGCCCGGCGCCGTGTGGCTCGGCGGGGACCCG GTAGAGTGGGTGCCGTGCCCCTACGACGTCCATCACCGCTTCCCCCGTGCGTCGCTGGAGAGGCACGCGGCGTCCTGCCGGCTCCGCAAGATGGGATACTCCGccgaggaggag GCCGAGATGTACGACTCCAGCTTTTTCTACGAAAACCTGAAGGTTCCCTCCATCGCCATGG ATAAAGATCTACAGTTTCATATTGTTAAGCAGGCTAGAGCTCAAAGTGTGAAGGAAGGTACAGGCTACAGTGAAG GATCTTACTCATTACTGCCTGTAGAAGTTCCTCAAAACCACAAGCGTTTCATCTGTGACCTGACTCAAGCTGACCGCCTTGCTCTTTACGATTACGTTGTTgaggaaacaaagaaacagaggtcTAGATCCCAGATAACGGAAAATGACAGTGATCTCTTTGTGGATTTAGCAGCAAAAATCACTCAAG ATGATAGTCAGAAAGGTCCAAAGTCCCATCTTGAAATTCTGGCTGAAATGCGAGATTACAAAAGGCGGCGGCAGTCATACAGAGCTAAGAATGTTCATATAACGAAGAAGTCCTACACTGAG GTGATTCGGGATGTGATTGGTGTGCATATGGAAGAACTCAGCAATCAGTGGCAGGAGGAGAACAGGTTGGATAATGCAGAGATATGTGAAGGAGGGAAGTCAAAATCTTCAGGAAG TCACTGTTTCAGAAGGGAAGACAGGCGCTCGGCTTCAGTGGATTCCCGGCAGTCTGGGGGAAGCAGTAAGGATACAGAAGGCACGAGACACAGGAGAGACACCAGCAGGAGTCCAAGTAAACGAAGAAGGAGTCGTGAGAGAGGCAAAGACAGAGACTCtcggagaaaaagagagag GGATGAAGACAAGTATCACAACCATAAAAGAAGAAAGTAG
- the SNRNP48 gene encoding U11/U12 small nuclear ribonucleoprotein 48 kDa protein isoform X2, protein MAAPGAVWLGGDPVEWVPCPYDVHHRFPRASLERHAASCRLRKMGYSAEEEAEMYDSSFFYENLKVPSIAMDKDLQFHIVKQARAQSVKEGTGYSEGSYSLLPVEVPQNHKRFICDLTQADRLALYDYVVEETKKQRSRSQITENDSDLFVDLAAKITQDDSQKGPKSHLEILAEMRDYKRRRQSYRAKNVHITKKSYTEVIRDVIGVHMEELSNQWQEENRLDNAEICEGGKSKSSGRREDRRSASVDSRQSGGSSKDTEGTRHRRDTSRSPSKRRRSRERGKDRDSRRKRERDEDKYHNHKRRK, encoded by the exons ATGGCGGCGCCCGGCGCCGTGTGGCTCGGCGGGGACCCG GTAGAGTGGGTGCCGTGCCCCTACGACGTCCATCACCGCTTCCCCCGTGCGTCGCTGGAGAGGCACGCGGCGTCCTGCCGGCTCCGCAAGATGGGATACTCCGccgaggaggag GCCGAGATGTACGACTCCAGCTTTTTCTACGAAAACCTGAAGGTTCCCTCCATCGCCATGG ATAAAGATCTACAGTTTCATATTGTTAAGCAGGCTAGAGCTCAAAGTGTGAAGGAAGGTACAGGCTACAGTGAAG GATCTTACTCATTACTGCCTGTAGAAGTTCCTCAAAACCACAAGCGTTTCATCTGTGACCTGACTCAAGCTGACCGCCTTGCTCTTTACGATTACGTTGTTgaggaaacaaagaaacagaggtcTAGATCCCAGATAACGGAAAATGACAGTGATCTCTTTGTGGATTTAGCAGCAAAAATCACTCAAG ATGATAGTCAGAAAGGTCCAAAGTCCCATCTTGAAATTCTGGCTGAAATGCGAGATTACAAAAGGCGGCGGCAGTCATACAGAGCTAAGAATGTTCATATAACGAAGAAGTCCTACACTGAG GTGATTCGGGATGTGATTGGTGTGCATATGGAAGAACTCAGCAATCAGTGGCAGGAGGAGAACAGGTTGGATAATGCAGAGATATGTGAAGGAGGGAAGTCAAAATCTTCAGGAAG AAGGGAAGACAGGCGCTCGGCTTCAGTGGATTCCCGGCAGTCTGGGGGAAGCAGTAAGGATACAGAAGGCACGAGACACAGGAGAGACACCAGCAGGAGTCCAAGTAAACGAAGAAGGAGTCGTGAGAGAGGCAAAGACAGAGACTCtcggagaaaaagagagag GGATGAAGACAAGTATCACAACCATAAAAGAAGAAAGTAG
- the ROPN1L gene encoding ropporin-1-like protein → MPLPETMFCAQQIKIPPELPDILKQFTKAAIRTQPYDVLQWAAAYFSALSKGEPLPVKERMEMPLATEKTDAGLTPGLLKVLHKQLSSKGMVTIADLREKWKHLGLPEEQLEAILQLDSFGEEVEWMKFLALGCSVLGGSLLSSMKQACEILTRDPEGGAARIPFETFSFLYSYLAGIDEEISETETKAFLQGIKEQADQHSGMVLIRHFLPYSFIFY, encoded by the exons ATGCCTCTTCCAGAAACCATGTTTTGTGCTCAGCAGATCAAAATCCCCCCGGAGCTACCTGATATTCTGAAGCAATTTACTAAAGCTGCTATTAGGACTCAGCCTTATGATGTTTTGCAGTGGGCAGCTGC GTATTTTTCAGCCTTGTCTAAAGGTGAACCCCTTCCTGTGAAGGAGAGGATGGAAATGCCTTTAGCAACAGAGAAAACAGATGCTGGTTTGACCCCAGGACTCCTTAAGGTCTTGCACAAACAG CTTTCTTCCAAAGGCATGGTGACCATTGCAGACCTGAGGGAAAAATGGAAGCATTTGGGCTTgccagaggagcagctggaagcTATCCTGCAGCTGGACAGTTTTGGCGAGGAGGTGGAATGGATGAAGTTTCTGGCACTTGGGTGCAGTGTGCTTGGTGGG TCCTTACTGAGTTCAATGAAACAGGCCTGTGAAATCCTAACAAGAGACCCAGAAGGCGGAGCAGCTCGAATTCCCTTCGAAACGTTCTCATTCCTTTATTCATATTTGGCTGGTATTGATGAGGAGATATCAGAGACAGAAACTAAAGCATTCCTCCAAGGAATTAAAGAACAAGC GGACCAACACTCTGGCATGGTGCTGATCAGACACTTCCTGCCATACTCCTTCATATTTTATTGA